The following coding sequences are from one Arthrobacter crystallopoietes window:
- a CDS encoding TetR/AcrR family transcriptional regulator, which produces MGGSRIKHAVTDEAIAERRLAIVNHTAAIISDSGVDGCSFAAVSEASGFSIGMIQHYFRTRDRLISATIDHRIHEAEEEWREIASRGANALAKIRDLLTFSVEGDKSFADAWGFWLELYAASHKDQAMRQEVNSILELWRKFFLDVLEEAVAEGSINPVHDPEDAARLLLAVVDGLAIQTVNGTYGSSPEDMRRLLYRFAAAELGVDTSAWESTLAYAAER; this is translated from the coding sequence GTGGGCGGGTCAAGGATTAAACATGCCGTAACGGATGAAGCCATTGCGGAGCGCCGGCTGGCTATCGTCAATCACACGGCTGCCATCATCTCCGACTCCGGGGTGGACGGCTGCTCCTTTGCCGCGGTCTCGGAGGCGAGCGGCTTCAGTATCGGCATGATCCAGCATTACTTCCGAACGCGGGACCGCCTCATCTCGGCGACCATCGACCACCGGATCCATGAAGCCGAGGAGGAATGGCGTGAGATCGCCTCCCGTGGTGCAAACGCGTTGGCGAAGATTCGTGACCTCCTGACCTTCTCCGTGGAAGGGGACAAGTCCTTCGCGGACGCGTGGGGCTTCTGGCTTGAGCTGTACGCAGCGTCGCATAAGGACCAAGCCATGCGGCAGGAGGTCAACAGCATTCTCGAGCTGTGGCGCAAGTTCTTCCTGGACGTGCTGGAGGAAGCCGTTGCCGAGGGCAGCATCAATCCCGTCCATGACCCCGAGGACGCGGCCCGGCTCCTGCTCGCCGTTGTCGACGGTCTCGCCATCCAGACCGTGAACGGAACCTACGGGAGCAGCCCCGAGGACATGCGGCGCTTGCTCTATCGCTTTGCTGCCGCCGAATTGGGCGTTGATACATCCGCATGGGAGTCCACGCTCGCCTATGCAGCCGAACGCTGA
- a CDS encoding amino acid ABC transporter permease — MLFDPDIFFQQLVSTEYMWGALISVAVAVLSLILATVIGFFLALGRTSRRKTFQAPASIYVWFFRAIPALLVLLIMWNALPQIIPALRQDWFTPFIAAFVGLGLVEAAFMAEIVRSALLSVDEGQALAGRALGMSPTKVMLKITLPQAIRIALPPTGNEFIGLVKYSSLASVISLRELLTTAQVGVNITFRYAEYYAAAIIYYLIIVTLLTLAQNALEKKFAWTSKAKVKKSRVLAPAAKAGL, encoded by the coding sequence ATGCTGTTCGATCCCGATATCTTTTTCCAACAACTGGTCAGCACCGAATACATGTGGGGTGCGCTGATCTCAGTGGCGGTAGCAGTACTGTCGCTCATCCTTGCCACCGTCATCGGATTCTTCCTTGCGCTTGGCCGAACCTCCCGCAGGAAGACTTTCCAGGCACCGGCCAGCATCTATGTCTGGTTTTTCCGCGCCATTCCCGCGCTCCTGGTTCTGCTGATCATGTGGAACGCCTTGCCGCAGATCATTCCCGCCCTGCGCCAGGACTGGTTCACCCCGTTTATTGCGGCCTTCGTCGGCCTTGGACTGGTCGAAGCGGCGTTCATGGCGGAAATTGTGCGTTCTGCCCTGTTGAGTGTGGATGAGGGCCAGGCTTTGGCCGGCCGCGCGCTGGGTATGTCGCCGACGAAGGTGATGCTCAAGATTACTCTCCCCCAGGCCATCCGGATTGCGCTTCCTCCTACCGGAAACGAGTTCATTGGGCTGGTGAAGTATTCGTCCCTGGCCTCGGTCATCTCCCTGCGGGAGTTGCTGACCACCGCGCAGGTCGGCGTTAACATCACCTTCCGCTACGCCGAGTACTACGCCGCGGCGATCATCTACTACCTGATCATCGTGACGCTGCTGACCCTGGCCCAGAATGCCTTGGAGAAGAAGTTCGCCTGGACCTCGAAGGCGAAAGTAAAGAAGAGCCGCGTTCTGGCTCCCGCCGCGAAAGCAGGCCTGTGA
- a CDS encoding M20 family metallopeptidase, translated as MSMVDALKQRAEDALEAGLDRIVDFSHRLHGNPETGLEEVKASAWLVAELEALDQARVEHGLGELPTAVRAEGGHGELVLTICAEYDALPGIGHACGHNIIAAAALGAFTALAPLVDELGVTVRLLGTPAEETVGGKIIMLEQGDFDGTHAAMMVHPNAHDESAMRPYACSGYRATFRGQSAHASAAPYEGINALDAMTVALTAIGLARQQLKPNQQIHGYVLDAGFAPNVIPEKATGEWMVRADSMESLEHVTKVLHRCLEAGAVASGCRLEIDETGHSFANLKTDGHMADLYNANARLLGRSPREEALLAGSTDMGNVSQYFPTIHPMIGLGDDCPPIHSAEFADFAVSSAGDQAVRDGALAMAWTCIDLATDPAHRRRLLTGTRMIDA; from the coding sequence ATGAGCATGGTGGATGCCTTAAAACAGCGGGCCGAGGATGCGCTCGAGGCGGGACTGGACCGGATTGTGGACTTCAGCCATCGGCTCCACGGCAACCCGGAGACCGGCCTGGAGGAGGTCAAGGCCTCCGCCTGGCTGGTGGCCGAGCTGGAAGCACTCGACCAAGCACGCGTGGAGCACGGCCTGGGCGAACTCCCTACCGCAGTGCGGGCCGAGGGCGGCCACGGCGAACTCGTCCTAACCATCTGCGCTGAGTATGACGCGCTCCCCGGGATCGGCCATGCGTGCGGTCACAACATCATCGCCGCCGCGGCTCTTGGTGCGTTTACCGCCTTGGCCCCGCTGGTCGACGAACTGGGCGTCACTGTCCGCCTGCTTGGAACGCCGGCGGAAGAAACTGTGGGCGGCAAGATCATCATGCTTGAGCAGGGTGACTTCGACGGAACCCATGCCGCGATGATGGTCCACCCGAACGCGCATGACGAATCCGCCATGAGGCCATACGCATGCTCCGGCTACAGGGCCACCTTCCGGGGCCAAAGCGCCCACGCATCCGCGGCACCTTATGAGGGCATCAATGCACTCGACGCTATGACGGTCGCCCTGACCGCCATCGGTCTCGCCCGCCAACAGCTGAAACCGAACCAACAGATCCATGGCTACGTGCTCGACGCCGGCTTCGCACCCAACGTCATCCCCGAAAAGGCTACCGGCGAATGGATGGTACGTGCGGACTCCATGGAGTCTCTTGAACACGTAACGAAAGTCCTCCACCGCTGCCTGGAAGCAGGTGCGGTTGCCAGCGGCTGCCGGTTGGAAATCGACGAGACGGGCCACAGCTTCGCAAACCTCAAGACCGACGGCCATATGGCCGACTTGTATAACGCCAATGCCAGGTTGCTGGGCAGGAGTCCCCGCGAGGAGGCGCTGTTGGCCGGATCGACGGACATGGGCAACGTGTCGCAGTACTTTCCGACAATCCATCCCATGATCGGACTCGGCGATGACTGCCCGCCGATCCACAGCGCCGAATTCGCGGACTTCGCGGTCTCCAGTGCCGGCGACCAGGCTGTCCGGGACGGCGCCCTTGCCATGGCCTGGACCTGCATTGATCTCGCCACCGATCCGGCGCACCGGCGGCGGCTGCTGACGGGAACGCGAATGATAGACGCCTAG
- a CDS encoding amino acid ABC transporter ATP-binding protein — MTQSAEIVQEAAVVDQPILQVKNLHKSYQGQEVLRGVEFDIRKGQVKAVLGPSGSGKSTMLRLMALLEPADDGSIQLRGETIGTKLQHGRTVHLPERLLARQRQEIGMVFQKFNLFPHLSAVRNVMLGMTSVKGISHHAAREQAMEMLNRVGLDHRAEHYPSELSGGQQQRVAIARALVLNPSVMLFDEPTSALDPELVGEVLDVMEKLAADGMTMIVVTHETRFASRVASEVSLFDGGVIIEQAAPDQFFNNPQHERTRKFLSHVH; from the coding sequence ATGACCCAAAGTGCCGAGATTGTTCAGGAGGCCGCTGTCGTGGACCAGCCCATCCTGCAGGTCAAGAACCTGCACAAGTCGTATCAGGGGCAGGAAGTGCTCAGGGGCGTCGAGTTCGATATCCGCAAAGGCCAGGTCAAGGCGGTCCTGGGCCCGTCGGGGTCAGGTAAATCAACGATGCTCAGGCTCATGGCACTGTTGGAGCCAGCCGACGACGGCTCCATCCAGCTCCGAGGCGAAACCATAGGCACGAAGCTCCAGCATGGGCGTACCGTCCACCTGCCCGAGCGCTTGTTGGCCAGGCAACGGCAGGAAATCGGCATGGTGTTCCAGAAGTTCAATCTCTTCCCTCACTTGTCGGCTGTTCGGAACGTGATGCTGGGCATGACCTCGGTCAAGGGAATCTCACACCATGCGGCGCGGGAACAGGCCATGGAGATGCTGAACCGAGTCGGACTGGACCACCGCGCGGAGCACTACCCCTCGGAGCTCTCCGGCGGGCAGCAGCAGCGCGTCGCCATTGCCCGGGCCCTGGTTCTGAACCCGTCGGTCATGCTCTTCGACGAGCCCACCTCCGCGCTGGATCCGGAGCTGGTCGGCGAAGTCCTCGACGTGATGGAAAAGCTCGCAGCCGACGGCATGACGATGATCGTGGTCACGCACGAGACACGTTTCGCCAGCCGTGTGGCCAGTGAGGTGAGTCTGTTCGACGGCGGCGTGATCATAGAGCAGGCCGCCCCCGACCAATTCTTCAATAACCCGCAGCACGAACGCACAAGGAAGTTCCTGAGCCATGTCCATTGA
- a CDS encoding amidohydrolase: MRKLKHFEQQSYGHVPVIVTARTIHTLADDGQAPEAMLVLGGNIVATGSLEHCREIAANVSTLEPQLQDFGDAAVVPGFIDPHAHPLMLGQMMSWVDCGPGKAGSIPEIVALLQAAARTTPAGQPVRGYGYEHRNLAEGRHPTRHELDQVATDREVYLMNASGHGGVVNSYTFELHGITSATPDPKGGVFFRDNDGELTGELSDAACNILTGLEGVKVGHHGPNFHLADEPAEHLRQLRAAQDNFLAGGVTAIGDCQVSKREFDMYLRLAEEDQLKTRVSMYLLSHLLDDALDMGLQGQFGNAHLSFAGIKFYADGTLGGWTAYFPDGYVGDPCRTGQLYHDPADYADLIRKAHLAGLQTATHAQSPTALEMVISAIEQAQAERPDADARHRIEHCGLPTPDQIRRMAAAGIYPVNQPQHYYNWGEGVTAAIGTPGERFNPLGEFIAEGVTVTLSSDAPVAEPRPLEAIQAAVTRVTRLGHRLGADSLRISAYDALVGHTLNGAKALGREDELGSLEAGKRADFAVLSADPLDVAPEEIRDIAVLQTWINGVCQYATPSADAAEAAGAQLTATASA, from the coding sequence TTGCGCAAACTCAAGCATTTCGAACAACAGTCCTACGGCCATGTTCCCGTGATCGTCACTGCCCGAACCATCCACACGCTCGCAGACGACGGACAGGCACCTGAGGCGATGCTGGTCCTCGGCGGGAACATCGTCGCCACGGGTTCCCTCGAGCACTGCCGGGAAATCGCCGCCAACGTCTCCACTCTGGAACCGCAGCTGCAGGACTTCGGCGATGCCGCCGTCGTTCCCGGTTTCATCGATCCGCACGCCCACCCGCTCATGCTGGGACAGATGATGAGCTGGGTGGACTGCGGCCCGGGCAAAGCCGGGAGCATCCCGGAGATCGTGGCACTGCTTCAAGCTGCCGCCCGCACCACTCCGGCCGGACAGCCGGTGCGTGGTTACGGCTACGAACACCGCAACCTCGCCGAAGGCCGCCACCCCACCCGCCATGAACTGGACCAGGTGGCCACGGACCGCGAGGTTTACCTGATGAACGCCTCCGGACACGGCGGCGTGGTCAACTCCTACACTTTCGAACTGCACGGAATAACCAGCGCGACGCCGGATCCGAAGGGCGGGGTGTTTTTCCGGGACAACGACGGCGAGCTGACCGGCGAGCTCTCGGACGCTGCCTGCAACATCCTGACCGGCCTCGAGGGCGTGAAGGTAGGCCACCACGGCCCGAACTTCCACCTTGCCGATGAGCCCGCTGAGCACCTGCGCCAGCTGCGCGCTGCGCAGGATAACTTCCTGGCCGGCGGCGTGACAGCCATCGGCGACTGCCAGGTGTCCAAGCGCGAGTTCGACATGTACCTGCGGCTGGCCGAGGAAGACCAGCTCAAGACCCGTGTCAGCATGTACCTGCTCTCCCACCTGCTTGATGACGCGCTGGACATGGGTCTGCAGGGGCAGTTCGGCAACGCCCATCTGAGCTTCGCCGGCATCAAGTTCTACGCCGACGGCACGCTGGGCGGCTGGACCGCGTACTTCCCCGACGGCTACGTGGGCGATCCCTGCCGCACCGGCCAGCTCTACCATGATCCGGCCGACTACGCCGACCTGATCCGCAAAGCCCACCTTGCCGGGCTCCAGACGGCCACCCACGCCCAGTCCCCCACCGCACTGGAGATGGTCATCTCCGCCATCGAGCAAGCCCAGGCAGAACGCCCGGACGCGGACGCCCGGCACCGGATCGAGCATTGCGGCCTGCCCACCCCGGACCAGATCCGGCGGATGGCGGCCGCGGGCATCTACCCGGTAAACCAGCCGCAGCACTACTACAACTGGGGCGAAGGGGTCACGGCCGCCATCGGCACTCCCGGCGAGCGCTTCAACCCGCTGGGCGAGTTCATCGCCGAAGGCGTTACAGTGACGCTGAGCTCGGACGCCCCGGTGGCGGAACCGCGTCCCCTCGAGGCCATCCAGGCAGCCGTCACACGCGTGACCCGGCTGGGCCACCGGCTCGGCGCCGACAGCCTCCGCATCTCTGCCTACGATGCACTGGTCGGCCATACCCTCAACGGTGCTAAGGCGCTCGGCCGCGAGGACGAGCTCGGTTCGCTGGAGGCCGGCAAGCGCGCGGACTTCGCCGTACTCTCTGCCGATCCACTGGACGTGGCTCCGGAAGAGATCCGCGACATCGCCGTGCTGCAGACTTGGATCAACGGCGTCTGCCAGTACGCCACCCCGTCGGCTGACGCAGCAGAAGCAGCAGGCGCCCAATTGACCGCTACGGCATCGGCTTAG
- a CDS encoding PLP-dependent aminotransferase family protein: MTITSFPSSTAAGLFAARASGYKPSPVREVFDISMQPGMISLAGGNPDLSVLQLDALADTAAELVRTQGLDALQYGGGGGTRELQELICAVMAAEGNPALPANVQVTAGSQMALELLVKLFCDPGDVILAEGPTYVGAISVFDGLQADVVHVPMDDDGLIPGELERKISELAAVGKRVKLLYTIPNFHNPSGVTLSAGRRADVVRICREAGLAIIEDNPYGMLSFDGLYLPSLHQLDPENVFYLGSFSKIFSPGVRVGWAVVPDDVRRQLQLASEATTICPSVLSQMLVQEYLSQTDWRQTLASAGDLYRDRCEATMTALADFMPAGTTWTVPGGGFFTWVTLPEGISGEDVMYRAIGHKVVFVPGSAFYSDGAGDNQLRIAFSFETPERLREGVRRLGLATAESIQGATA; this comes from the coding sequence ATGACCATCACCTCCTTTCCGTCCTCCACGGCAGCGGGCCTGTTCGCAGCCCGTGCCTCCGGCTACAAGCCGTCGCCGGTGCGCGAGGTCTTCGACATCTCGATGCAGCCGGGGATGATTTCCCTGGCCGGCGGCAATCCAGACCTGAGCGTCCTGCAGCTCGACGCGCTCGCGGATACGGCGGCCGAGCTGGTCCGCACCCAGGGCTTGGACGCGCTGCAGTATGGCGGGGGCGGCGGGACCAGGGAATTGCAGGAGCTCATCTGCGCGGTCATGGCGGCCGAAGGAAACCCGGCGCTTCCGGCTAACGTGCAGGTAACCGCGGGATCCCAGATGGCGCTTGAACTGCTGGTCAAACTCTTTTGCGATCCCGGGGATGTCATCCTGGCCGAGGGCCCCACCTACGTGGGCGCCATCAGCGTCTTTGACGGACTTCAGGCGGACGTGGTTCATGTTCCCATGGACGACGACGGCCTGATCCCCGGGGAACTCGAGCGCAAAATCAGCGAGCTGGCGGCCGTAGGCAAACGGGTCAAGCTGCTCTACACCATCCCCAACTTCCATAATCCTTCCGGCGTCACGCTCTCCGCCGGGCGGCGGGCCGACGTCGTCCGTATCTGCAGGGAGGCGGGCCTGGCCATCATCGAAGACAATCCTTACGGCATGCTCAGCTTCGATGGCCTCTACCTGCCAAGCCTCCACCAGCTGGATCCGGAGAACGTGTTCTACCTCGGTTCCTTTTCCAAGATCTTCTCCCCAGGGGTTCGTGTGGGCTGGGCGGTAGTGCCCGATGACGTGCGCCGGCAACTGCAACTGGCCTCCGAAGCGACCACCATCTGCCCTTCGGTTCTGAGCCAGATGCTTGTGCAGGAGTACCTGAGCCAAACCGACTGGCGCCAAACCCTAGCCTCAGCCGGCGATCTCTACCGGGACCGTTGTGAGGCGACAATGACAGCGCTCGCAGACTTCATGCCGGCCGGCACCACCTGGACCGTGCCCGGCGGCGGCTTCTTCACCTGGGTGACCCTGCCCGAGGGCATATCCGGTGAAGACGTTATGTACCGGGCGATCGGCCACAAGGTGGTATTCGTCCCGGGCAGTGCTTTCTATTCCGATGGGGCCGGCGACAACCAGCTGCGCATTGCATTCTCCTTCGAGACACCTGAACGATTGCGTGAAGGCGTCCGGCGCCTCGGACTGGCCACCGCCGAGAGCATACAGGGAGCTACGGCATGA
- a CDS encoding peptidase M20 has translation MTEVLSGQSAGPAGLTDEAKATARAWIDANMDRLSQWHRHIWELAEPAWREFQSAAWYVERLRSEGFTVEAGSGGMPTAFAAEWSSGQGGPVLLTYAEYDAVPGNCQAAGHQEEPRDGLSEFAPGHTDPHSALGISTLAGLLATKHAMEVHGITGTLKYTGEPAEKVQGSKVVHGLRGYYDGVDAIVSFHPFYMLPLCNTARWDTQCGSYYSKVYTFVCDQPETWQLSANPNSPIPASHSAARAPGANVALMSMYSSSRIMQDAMLPSFGGWSLSDAIFTHGQATADNLPARIAQIQYSWRCPTVEMAEHVLTVLDRNAEHAAAMAHCRLETTWVARNRPGRTNHVLAQALYDNLEAVGAPSYGPDAVAAAQNIQQNLGLEPMDKPFLDECEQLITPQDAEAALREHMAPWQKNWTSDDYVEMTHYAPTVRFYVSRSALKPAPGQGAYPGWVMNALGGIPETIDPTIETAGKTITGTFIDLLTRPDVLAQARTEFEGRMAEDPMPALLEPDFMPPTELAWPDYSKDTSGSRVWHPNSI, from the coding sequence ATGACGGAAGTACTCTCCGGTCAGTCCGCTGGTCCGGCCGGTCTGACCGACGAAGCCAAGGCCACCGCGCGTGCCTGGATCGACGCCAATATGGACCGGTTGAGCCAATGGCACCGGCACATCTGGGAGCTGGCCGAGCCGGCGTGGCGCGAGTTCCAGTCCGCTGCCTGGTATGTCGAACGCCTCCGTTCGGAAGGCTTTACGGTAGAGGCCGGCAGCGGCGGCATGCCCACGGCCTTCGCCGCGGAATGGTCCAGCGGCCAGGGCGGCCCGGTCCTGCTCACCTACGCCGAGTACGACGCCGTGCCCGGCAATTGCCAGGCCGCCGGCCACCAGGAGGAACCGCGCGACGGGCTCAGCGAATTCGCCCCGGGCCATACGGACCCGCATTCGGCGCTGGGCATCTCCACCCTTGCCGGGCTGCTGGCCACCAAGCACGCCATGGAAGTCCATGGGATCACAGGCACGCTGAAGTACACTGGGGAACCGGCCGAAAAGGTGCAGGGCTCCAAGGTGGTGCATGGCCTGCGCGGCTATTACGACGGCGTGGACGCCATTGTCAGCTTCCACCCCTTCTACATGCTGCCGCTGTGCAACACCGCCCGCTGGGACACCCAGTGCGGCAGCTACTACAGCAAGGTCTACACCTTCGTGTGCGACCAGCCCGAAACCTGGCAGCTCTCCGCCAACCCCAACTCCCCCATTCCCGCCTCGCACTCCGCTGCCCGCGCGCCGGGAGCCAACGTGGCCCTGATGAGCATGTATTCGTCGTCGCGGATCATGCAGGACGCCATGCTGCCTAGCTTCGGCGGCTGGTCCCTCTCCGATGCCATCTTCACCCACGGCCAGGCCACCGCGGATAACCTGCCGGCGCGGATAGCGCAGATCCAATACTCCTGGCGCTGCCCCACCGTCGAAATGGCCGAACATGTCCTTACCGTGCTGGACCGCAACGCCGAGCATGCCGCCGCGATGGCTCACTGCCGGCTGGAAACCACGTGGGTGGCGCGGAACCGGCCGGGACGGACCAACCATGTGCTGGCCCAAGCGCTCTACGACAACCTAGAAGCCGTCGGCGCCCCAAGCTATGGACCCGACGCCGTCGCGGCTGCGCAGAACATCCAGCAGAACCTCGGTCTCGAGCCCATGGACAAGCCCTTCCTGGACGAGTGCGAACAGCTGATCACGCCGCAGGACGCGGAGGCTGCGCTGCGCGAGCACATGGCGCCATGGCAGAAAAACTGGACCAGCGACGACTACGTGGAGATGACGCATTACGCTCCCACGGTCCGGTTCTATGTCTCCCGTTCCGCGCTCAAACCCGCCCCGGGCCAGGGCGCCTACCCCGGCTGGGTCATGAACGCCCTCGGCGGCATACCGGAAACCATCGATCCCACCATCGAGACCGCCGGCAAGACGATTACCGGGACCTTTATTGACCTGCTCACCCGGCCCGATGTCCTGGCCCAAGCCCGGACCGAATTTGAGGGCCGTATGGCAGAAGATCCCATGCCGGCTCTGCTGGAACCGGACTTCATGCCGCCCACCGAGCTGGCCTGGCCGGATTACTCCAAAGACACCAGCGGGTCACGCGTCTGGCATCCGAATTCCATCTAA
- a CDS encoding C-terminal binding protein, whose product MSIESHEQYRPLAVYTDMDDTDFAAGASLLEAAGFDVRYADSQDPAVIAREAAKATALLVGYAQIDADLMDKLPNLRIIALMSVGYNNVDLEEARRRGIWLTNIPAAAIEEVATHALALALAAVRDLPFFAQAVNNGEWNIRNDRAPLRLSSRRLGLVGLGRIGRRFGQLASPIFGEVIGYDPMLPDSPETEAELKAAGIRRTGLDEVLENSHVLSLHVPLTPETDQLINAGTIGRMPAGSFLVNVSRGQLIDVEAVVEALNSGHLAGVAVDVLEQEPPAADHPLVAHPRALVTPHVAYFSDHTDSEYVRQQAQNVASWYATGTPDTPIFPLEPARI is encoded by the coding sequence ATGTCCATTGAGAGCCACGAGCAGTACCGCCCACTGGCTGTCTACACGGACATGGACGACACCGACTTCGCTGCCGGTGCGAGCCTCCTCGAGGCGGCGGGATTCGACGTGCGCTACGCGGACAGCCAGGATCCTGCAGTTATCGCCCGTGAAGCAGCGAAAGCCACGGCTCTCCTCGTCGGCTATGCACAGATCGACGCAGACCTCATGGACAAGCTGCCGAATCTGCGCATCATCGCACTCATGTCCGTTGGCTACAACAATGTGGACCTTGAGGAAGCCCGCCGCCGCGGCATCTGGCTGACGAACATTCCGGCCGCGGCCATCGAGGAAGTGGCCACCCACGCATTGGCTCTGGCCTTGGCGGCCGTCCGCGATCTCCCCTTTTTCGCCCAGGCTGTAAACAACGGCGAGTGGAACATCCGCAATGACCGGGCGCCTCTGCGGTTGAGCAGCCGCCGGCTCGGGCTGGTAGGACTTGGCCGGATCGGCCGCCGTTTCGGCCAACTAGCCTCCCCCATCTTTGGAGAGGTCATCGGCTACGATCCCATGCTCCCGGATTCACCGGAAACGGAGGCGGAGCTCAAGGCGGCAGGAATCAGGCGCACCGGGCTGGATGAAGTCCTGGAGAACTCGCATGTGCTCTCGCTCCATGTACCGCTGACCCCGGAGACGGACCAACTGATCAATGCGGGGACCATTGGACGGATGCCCGCCGGCAGCTTCCTGGTCAACGTCAGCCGCGGCCAGTTGATCGACGTCGAGGCAGTGGTTGAGGCGCTCAATTCCGGGCACCTCGCCGGGGTTGCCGTGGACGTGCTGGAGCAGGAGCCTCCGGCTGCCGACCATCCGCTGGTGGCCCATCCACGCGCGCTGGTGACTCCGCATGTGGCCTATTTCTCGGACCACACCGATTCTGAATACGTCCGGCAACAGGCCCAGAACGTGGCTAGCTGGTACGCCACCGGCACTCCGGACACCCCCATCTTTCCGCTGGAACCGGCCCGGATCTAG
- a CDS encoding thiamine pyrophosphate-binding protein: METLDQETSVAPLQIPADNAGLAIMSVLRNYGIDTIFGIPGTHNLEFYRHLAPLGIRPVTTRHEQGAGYGADGWAQQTGLPGVVITTSGPGLLNALSAAGTAYCESRPLIVLSPGVPEGAEFSDNGSLHETKDASAAAGAIMEWSRRVHSAQEAVQAVHDAFELFRHGRPRPVHIEVPLNILESRHSCTPELLEALPLLEPVQADDGAVAAAAAALRSAVRPVILAGGGSLHAGDNLRRLAERLQAPVVTTLNGKAAIAEDHPLSLGSNIRLPRAQQLADDADVLLVVGSKVGEAEMWGGAVTPRGSVIRIDILGTQLDKNIPADLGLVGDASAVVPQLLAELDGHQAPVTNLAALRTELEEQARSLSPELAAVSETIAANVAADAIIGGDSSQITYFGTSSFIPQQQPHSLLYTPAYATLGYGLPASIGAKIAAPDRQVVCVAGDGALMFAIQELITAVEQGLDLTVVCVDNGGYAEIRQNERDRGMEPVGVNLAQPNWPALADAFGGHGQRAATLAELGDALRSAATDGGLQLIHVPLAEIAASL, from the coding sequence ATGGAAACACTGGATCAGGAAACGTCCGTGGCTCCGCTGCAGATCCCTGCGGACAATGCGGGCCTCGCCATCATGAGCGTGCTGCGCAACTACGGGATCGACACCATTTTCGGCATTCCCGGCACCCACAACCTGGAGTTCTACCGCCACTTGGCCCCCCTAGGCATCCGCCCTGTCACCACCCGGCATGAACAGGGCGCCGGCTACGGCGCGGACGGCTGGGCCCAGCAGACGGGACTCCCCGGCGTCGTCATCACCACCTCCGGTCCCGGCCTGCTGAATGCCCTCTCGGCCGCGGGGACTGCCTACTGCGAGTCCCGCCCGCTGATTGTCCTCTCCCCCGGCGTGCCCGAGGGAGCGGAGTTCTCCGACAACGGCTCGCTGCACGAGACGAAGGACGCCTCCGCCGCTGCCGGCGCCATTATGGAGTGGAGCCGGCGCGTGCACAGCGCCCAGGAAGCAGTGCAGGCAGTCCACGACGCGTTCGAGCTCTTCCGCCACGGCCGGCCCCGCCCGGTCCACATCGAGGTTCCCCTCAACATCCTCGAAAGCCGGCACAGCTGCACGCCCGAACTGTTGGAGGCGCTGCCGCTGCTTGAGCCCGTTCAGGCGGACGACGGCGCCGTGGCAGCTGCCGCTGCTGCCTTGCGTTCCGCAGTGCGTCCCGTGATTTTGGCCGGTGGGGGCTCGCTCCACGCGGGCGACAACCTGCGCAGGCTGGCCGAGCGGCTGCAGGCGCCGGTGGTCACCACGCTCAACGGCAAGGCCGCCATTGCGGAAGACCACCCGCTCTCCCTGGGCTCCAACATCAGGTTGCCCCGTGCCCAGCAGCTGGCCGACGACGCGGACGTGCTACTGGTCGTCGGCTCCAAAGTGGGCGAGGCGGAAATGTGGGGCGGCGCCGTCACACCGCGCGGCAGCGTAATCCGCATCGATATCCTTGGCACCCAACTGGATAAGAACATTCCGGCGGATCTCGGGCTGGTAGGCGACGCCTCCGCCGTCGTGCCCCAGCTTCTGGCAGAACTCGACGGGCATCAGGCTCCGGTAACCAACCTCGCCGCCCTGCGTACGGAACTTGAGGAGCAGGCCCGCTCCCTCTCGCCCGAGCTCGCCGCGGTCAGCGAGACCATTGCTGCCAACGTGGCGGCGGACGCAATCATCGGCGGGGACTCCTCCCAGATCACGTACTTCGGGACGTCGTCGTTCATCCCGCAGCAGCAGCCGCACAGCCTGCTCTACACCCCCGCATACGCCACGCTCGGCTACGGCCTGCCGGCATCGATCGGCGCCAAGATCGCGGCGCCGGACCGCCAGGTGGTGTGCGTGGCCGGCGACGGGGCCCTGATGTTCGCCATCCAGGAACTCATCACCGCCGTGGAACAGGGACTGGACCTGACCGTGGTCTGCGTGGACAACGGCGGCTACGCGGAGATCCGGCAAAACGAACGCGACCGCGGCATGGAGCCCGTGGGCGTCAACCTGGCCCAGCCGAACTGGCCTGCCCTGGCTGATGCCTTCGGCGGACACGGCCAGCGGGCCGCGACCCTCGCGGAGCTCGGCGATGCCCTCCGCTCTGCCGCGACCGACGGCGGCCTGCAGCTCATCCATGTCCCGCTCGCCGAAATCGCCGCGAGCCTCTAA